Within the Gloeobacter kilaueensis JS1 genome, the region CGATTGTCGTCACCGCCCTGCCCTTTCAGGTCAACAAGGCCGCCTGGATCGAAAAGGTGGCGGAGCTGGTCAACCTGGGCAAGATCCAGGGTATCAGCGACATCCGCGACGAGTCCAACCGCGAGGGCGTGCGCGTCGTGCTCGAACTGAAGCGGGAGGTCAAAACCGACCTCATCCTCGCCGGTCTCTACCGGCTTACGCCCCTGCAGGCCAACTTCGGCAGTATTCTGCTCACCCTGGTCGATGGCCAGCCGCGCCTGCTCAAGCTGCGCGAACTGCTCGAACAGTTCTTGCAATTTCGCCTCACCACCCTCACCCGCCGCATTTCGTACAACCTCAAGCGCGCCACCGACCGCGCCCACCAGCTCGAAGGCCAGCTCGTCGCCCTCGCCAACCTCCAGCCGATCGTGCAGCTTCTGAGCACCTCCCCCGACGCCGCCCAGGCAAAAGCCGCCCTGGTCTCCCGCTACAGCCTGAGCGAGCGCCAGGCCGAGGAGATCTTGCAGATGCCCCTCAGGCGGCTGACATTGCTCGATCGCGAAAGGCTCGCCACTGAACATCGCGAGTTGCGCGAGCGGCTCATCGAACTGCAGTCGTACCTCGACAGTCCCCGCAAGCTCCAGAACCTCCTCAAGCGCGAACTGAGAGACCTCAAAAAAAAGCACGCCGACCCGCGCCGCACCAAGATCGAGCTGCAGGCCGCTCCTTTGCCCACCGCCGATGAGATGGTGAGCGACGACGAGGTCGTCGTCCAGTTCAGCCGACGGGGCTACGTTCGCCGCCTGCCCGTTGCCACCTTCGAGCGCAGCAACCGGGCCCGCCGCAGCGCCTCGCGCAGCGAGGACGCCGATTTTGTGATCGAGAGCTATCCGACCCGCAGCCGCAACGAGCTATTGGCCATCACCCGCAGTGGCCGCGCCTACTCGCTCAAAGTCGGCGACATTCCCGAGACGGGGGCGCGGGCGCGGGGAACGCCGCTCGTCACGCTGCTCGCCTTAAACAACGAGCAGATCGCCGCCACCTTCGTGCGCGAGAACTACCCGAGCGACCTGTATCTGGTGCTGCTGACCCGCGAGGGCCGGATCAAAAAACTGCTCCTCAGCGAGTGCGCCAATCTCACGGGCCGGGGGCTGATGCTGCTCAAACTCGGCGACGACGACCAGCTACTGCAGGTGGCCCTTGCCACGGCCACCAGCCAGATCGTCGTTGCCACCAGCGCCGGACGGTTGCTGCGCTTTTTAGCCGACGAGGCCCAACTGCCGGTGATGGGCCGCACCGCCCTCGGCCTGCAGGCGATCAAGCTGCGCCGGGGCGAGGCGCTGGTCGGGATGACCGTAGCGGGCGAGCAAGACAACCTGCTTTTGCTGAGCCGCCAGGGCCAGGCCAAGCGCCTGCCCCTGGCCGAGTTGCGGCTGCAGGAGCGCGCCGGTCTCGGCACGCCGATCGGTCTGCTGGCCGACCGCGCCGATGTGCTCCAGGCGCTCACCAGCACAGGCACAGAAGACGAGCTGATCGTCGTCACCGATCAAGAGCGGCTCATCCAGCTGCGGGCAGGGGATCTGCCGGTGGCCAGCCGCTCCGAAAGTGGCCGGGTTCTACCGGCCCTTGAACCGGGCGAGCAGGTGATGGCGCTTACCCGCTTGGCCTGTGAACCTGCAGACGATTAGCGATGGGGTCCAGGCGGCGGTCTCAGCCGATACGGCTGGCCCTCCCGCTGCAGGCTAAAATGAAGGTTAACCAAAAACAGGGGTATCCATGCAGCTGTGGGTGCTGATCTTCAACGCCGGCTCCGAGAACGAAGGGATCTACACGCTGAGCGTTCAGGATAAAAACATCGTCGTCGCCTTCGAGAGCGAGGACGACGCGCTCTGCTACGCCAACTTGCTCGAAGCGCAGGATTTTATGGTTCCCCAGGTCGAGCGCATCGAGTCCGAGGAGATCAAGCAGTTCTGCGAAGATTCCGATCTGGGGCTCATCGTCGTCGAGGCCGGTAAGCTGATGCTCCCTCCTGAGCAGAGCAAAGAAGCCTTCGACTGGCAGCCCGGCCAGAAGTCCGAAGAGCGCGCCGGGGGCGAGCTGGACCGGATGCGCTCGATGCTGGAGCGGCTCTACAGCAAACCCACCTGAGCGGATGGCCTACTGGCTTTTTAAAAGTGAGCCGGGCGTTTTTTCGCTCAGCGATCTCAAGGCCGCTCCCACCGACTGGAGCGGCGTGCGCAACTACCAGGCCCGCAACTTTATGCTCACGATGCAGTTGGGGGATGGGGGATTTTTCTACCACAGCAACAGCAACCCCCCCGGCATCGTCGGTACCGTCGAGGTGGTGCGCACCGCCTACCCCGACCCGACCGCCCTCGATCCAAAAAGTCCGTACTACGACCCGCGCTCGACCCTCGAAAAACCGATCTGGCAGATGGTCGATATCGCCTTTCGCTCCGCCTTTGCCGAGATCGTCGCCCTCGATCGGCTGCGCGCCACGGCTGGGCTTGAGCAGATGCTGCTTCTGCGCCGGGGCAACCGCCTTTCGGTGATGCCTGTGAGCGCTGCTGAGTGGCGGATCATCTTGAATCTGGCGGGCCCATCGTAGGCTTCGGGGGGTGAGTTAAGATGCCAGAGGCAAACGGGAGAGAAGCGTGGAAACTCCGGAGCAAAAACTGGCCAGCGCGGACGTTGGCGATCGGCTGAGCGCTGTGAGCGCCCTGCGGGAGGTACCGGCGGAGCGCTCGGTGCCCCTGCTGGTGCAGGCCGCTCAAGATAGCAATGCCCGCGTGCGCTACGCCGCTATCAGTCTGCTTGGTCAAAAAGAAGATACTTCGGTGCTGGAGCTACTGCGGACCACCCTCAAGACGGACCCCGAATTTGACGTGCGCGCCGCCGCCGCCGCTGCCCTGGGCGACCTGCACGAGCGCCAGGCTTACGAGGATCTGGTGGAGGCGTACCACCGCGAGAGCGAATGGCTGGTGCGCTTTAGCTGCGTCGCTGCCTTAGGAGAACTGGGCGATCCTCGGGCGGTCGATCTCCTGGTCGAAGCCCTCGCAGGCGACGCGCTGGTGCGCACCGTCGCCGCCGGTGCCCTCGGACAACTGGGGGATCCCAGGGCGGTGCCGGCGCTCATCACATATCTAGGCGACGAAGATTGGCAATTACGCTTTCGGATCGCCCAGGCGCTCGGCGAGTTGGGCGGAGAGCAGGCCCGCGCTGCGCTCGAAAAACTGGCTGCCGATCCCAGCGAGCCGGTGCGCTCGACCGCCAGCTACGCCCTCGCTCAGTTGAGCGAAAAATAACGACACGATTCCTCCCCGCAGGCGAGAGAAATTTCTTAAAAAAAACTATTGCTTTCCCAAAATGTAGTTTCGGGAACAACTTTCCTAGGACTGGATGCGTGAGCATCAAGGTGGTTCTCCTTATACTCTGACACTCCCCCTTGGGGAGTTTTTTTTGTCCGGACTCCCTGGGCCTGCTGAAGGACCGTGGCACGATAGAAGCGGTGAGCACGTCCAACGGTCATGTCCGAGTCACTGCCCTACAACCAGTTCAGCCGCCACCTGCGGGAGCGCTTTGGCGAGAAGGTCTTCAAAGTGACCCTCGACGCCGGTTTTGACTGTCCGAACCGCGACGGCACCCGAGCGCGGGGGGGCTGCACCTTCTGCGACGCCTCCGGCTCCTCCGCCCAGGTGGCACCGCCCACGGTGCCGCTCTTAGAACAGTTGCAGATCGGCATGGCAGGCTGGCAGCGCAAGTTTGGCGAGCGGGCGCGCAAATTTGTCGCCTACTACCAGGCGTTTACCAACACCCACGCCCCCCTGTCGCGCTTAGAAGAAGTCTACCGGATCGGCCTGGAGCATCCCGACTGCGTCGCGCTCGCTGTCGGCACCCGTCCGGACTGCGTGGCCGAGCCGGTACTCGAACTGCTCCAGCAGATGGCCCACCAAAAATATCTCTGGGTGGAGTACGGCCTGCAGAGCGCCCACGACGCCACCCTCCAGCGCATCAACCGCGCCCACAGCGTCGCCGAATTCGTCGATGCGGTCCGCCGCACCCGACAGCGCGGCATCGAGGTCTGCGCCCATCTCATCCACGGCCTGCCCGGCGAGACGCCCAAGATGATGCTCCAGTCGGTGGATCTGCTCGCAGATCTAGAAGTCGAGGGGATAAAGATCCACTCGCTGCACATCCTCAAAGGCTCGATCATGGCAGGCCAGTACCTGCGGGGGGAGATCGAACTGATGAGCGAGCAGCAGTACGTCGGCTCAGTCTGCGACTCGCTGGAGCGCCTACCGCCTCAGACCTGGATTCACCGGCTCACCGGCGATGGGCTGCCGCACCTGCTCATCGCCCCCGAGTGGTCGCGCCACAAGCGGGCAGTGCTCACCGCAATCGAACAGGAAATGCGTAGACGCGGCACCCGACAGGGATCGCAGTATCTATTAAGGAGTGTTGCGGGTCGATAGCGGCGGCAAACGAACGACGTAGGATCATCGAGACGCTCGAGGAATAGCAATCATGACCCTGGCACGCTATGTCTACACGCCGGACCCCCAGGAGGGAACGCTGCTCACGCCGATCAACAATTCCCAGGCGGTGCGCTGGTTTATCGACAATCTGCCCATCAACCGGCAGGGTATGGATGAATTCACTCGCGGTCTGGAAATTGGCCTCGCCCACGGGTACTGGCTTTTAGGGCCCTTTGCCCTGCTTGGTCCGCTGCGCAACACGGAGCTGGGGCTGGTGGCGGGGCTGCTCTCGGCCATCTCGCTGGTCTTGATCTCGACGATCGGGCTGTCGGGTTACGCCTCGCTCACCACCGATCCGCCCGTCTTTGACCGCAAGGGCTGGAGCCGTCTGGCCGGTGGCTTTTTAATTGGCGGTGCGGGCGGTGCGATCTTCGCTTTTGTGCTGCTGCAGTTCTTCCCGCTGCTCTCGGCGATCGCCAAGATTCCCTGAAAAAGCCAGCTTCGATGGTTGCCCTCAGCCGCAGTTGCCTGGTAAGTGCCCAGGCAATGGAGCAGGTCGAATCGACTATCTTCGCCGGCGGTTTGCCGGTCGAAGCGTTGATGGAAAAGGCTGGTCTGCGGCTGGTCCAGGCGATCGAGCGCGACTTTGCTCTGAGCCGTTACAGCCGCATCGGCGTACTGGTCGGGCCCGGCCACAACGGCGGCGACGCGCTGGTGGTGGCCCGCGAGCTGTTGCTCGCGGGCCGCACGGTCTTTGCCTACTGCCCCAGAACACCGGCAAAACCCCTCACCGCCTCTCACCTGCGCTACTTTCAGTCATTGGGAGGCAGTGTGAGCGAGGGAGAAGCCCTCGATGGGCAGGCGGATCTGTGGATCGACGGGCTCTTTGGCTTTGGCCTGACCCGGCCAGTCACTTCTCCCTACGCCCAGATCATCGATCGCATCAACGCGAGTGGTGAGCCAATCGCCGCAATCGACCTGCCTTCAGGTCTATCGAGCGACGGGGCAGTGCTGGGCACGGCGATCCGGGCTCGGCGCACCTACTGCCTGGGCCTCTGGAAGCGGGGACTGTGGCAGGATGCAGCGCTGCCTTACCTGGGCAGCGCTGAACGCCTCGATCTGGGCATCCGCGACAGCCAGATTCAAATGCCGATCGCCGAGCACCTGCTGCTGCCGGAGATGGCCCGGAGCTATCTGCCCCTCAGCCGCCCGCCCCTCGCCTACAAGTACAGCGTCGGCACGGTGCTCGCCATCGCCGGATCGCACCAGTACAGCGGTGCGCCCCTGCTCGTCGCCCTGGGAGCCCGCGCCGGTGGCCCCGGTATGCTCTATCTGGCCGTGCCCGAATCGCTGCCACAAAGGCTCAGCCCCGAATTGCCGGAGGCGATCTTTTATCCCTGCCCCGAGGCGGCCAACGGCACGATCGCCGATCTGCCCCTGGATCTGGGCAAGTTCGATGCGGTTGTCTGTGGCCCTGGCCTCGGCAAGATCGATCCAAAGCTGGTGGAGCGCGTCGTGGGCGAGACAAAAGGCGCTCTGCTCCTCGATGCCGACGCTTTGAACGTTCTCGCAGACGGCCTTCTCGCTGCACTCACTAGCCGCAGGGCACCGACGGTGCTCACCCCCCACGCCGGTGAATTCAAGCGCCTCTTTGGCGACATCGATCTGGGCGATCGGCTCACCGCCGCCTCGGAGGCAGCCCGGCGCAGCGGTGCCTGGATCGTCCTCAAAGGTGCCCGCAGCGTCGTCGCGAGCCCAGAAGGTTCTGTGTGGGTCAATACCGGCGGCTCAAGCGCCCTTGCCAGGGGCGGCTCCGGCGATGTGCTCTCCGGCCTGGCCGGGGCGCTCCTTGCCCAGAGCCACAATGAAACCCAAAAAGCCATGCTCGCCGCCGTCTGGTGGCACGCCGCCGCCGGCGAATGGCTGGCCGGGCAACACACCGTCCTGGGCGTCGATCCGCGCACCCTCGCCCTCGGGCTTTTGCCTTTTTTGGTCGCAAGCTGAGAGGCTTTAACCCTGCTCCAGCGGTGCCATCGTCAGACCCTCGCGGCCCAGTTGTTCGTGATACAGTTCTGCCTGTTCGAGCGGCCCTGCCCAGACAATCGCCTGCCCCTCGAAGTGGACTTGATTGGTCAACTTCCAGGCCCGATCGGGGGTCATGTGGGGAATATGCTTCACAAGGCAGTTTGCGACGTGCTGGAAGGTGTTGAAGTCGTCGTTGAGGACGATCACCTTCCAGGGCTTGTAAGCTTTGGGCGCTGTCTCCGGCTTGGTTGGGGCAACCGTTGGGCTCGGCATCGCTTTTGGCCTCACTGCACCTCTGCCCATTTTAGAACGTGGGCTTTGCTCCTATCCTTGATCGCCCGTCTGCTCCAGGCTTTTGGGGGTCATCTTTCTGACCCAACCGGGCGTTTCTGCCCCTTCCCAGCCCGCCGGTTTTTTGGAGCTGTACCAGGCAATCGAGCCGAGAGTCACGCCTGCCACCAGCCCCGCTGCCATCAAAGCCCAGAAAATAACCATATGCCCTCTCGGCGAAACAATCTTTTGTATCAATCCTAGAATAAATGTGAAGAAGTGATCGCGATTTGGCGCGACGGGCCGCTGTTAGGATGGGTGAACGTTTGTCTTGCTCCGCCTTGCCGTCGATGGATCTTGCTCTAGGGCTTCCGGCTTTTTCTCAGCGGTCGCTGGCTTCCTGGATGCTCGAATTGTTTCGCACCCAGGTACACGTCACCTACCAGCAGCCCCTGCCGGCCCACGAGGGCTGTCTTTTGGTGGTGAGCGGCCACCGCAGCTTTCTCGATGCGCCGGTATTGCTCTGGGGGATGGGCAGGCCGATCCGGCTGGTCTGCCACCACTATCTGGGGCAGGTGCCCCTCGTCAACGAACTGGTGCGGCAGTTGGGCGGCTTTCATATGGGGCCGCAGGGCCAGGGCTGGTCACA harbors:
- the gyrA gene encoding DNA gyrase subunit A; protein product: MPRQLELTGPDPNSRIVPTALHSEMQRSYLEYAMSVIVGRALPDVRDGLKPVHRRILFAMHELGLAPDRPFRKCARVVGDVLGKYHPHGDTAVYDALVRLVQDFSSRYPLLAGHGNFGSIDNDPPAAMRYTECRLAAVGVDALLAEIDEQTVEFSDNFDGSQREPEVLPARLPVLLLNGSSGIAVGMATNIPPHNLAEVVDGLVALIDNPQLSDDELLQLIPGPDFPTGGQIIGTAGVREAYLSGRGSITMRGITHLEEVGSGRRRKPAIVVTALPFQVNKAAWIEKVAELVNLGKIQGISDIRDESNREGVRVVLELKREVKTDLILAGLYRLTPLQANFGSILLTLVDGQPRLLKLRELLEQFLQFRLTTLTRRISYNLKRATDRAHQLEGQLVALANLQPIVQLLSTSPDAAQAKAALVSRYSLSERQAEEILQMPLRRLTLLDRERLATEHRELRERLIELQSYLDSPRKLQNLLKRELRDLKKKHADPRRTKIELQAAPLPTADEMVSDDEVVVQFSRRGYVRRLPVATFERSNRARRSASRSEDADFVIESYPTRSRNELLAITRSGRAYSLKVGDIPETGARARGTPLVTLLALNNEQIAATFVRENYPSDLYLVLLTREGRIKKLLLSECANLTGRGLMLLKLGDDDQLLQVALATATSQIVVATSAGRLLRFLADEAQLPVMGRTALGLQAIKLRRGEALVGMTVAGEQDNLLLLSRQGQAKRLPLAELRLQERAGLGTPIGLLADRADVLQALTSTGTEDELIVVTDQERLIQLRAGDLPVASRSESGRVLPALEPGEQVMALTRLACEPADD
- a CDS encoding DUF3110 domain-containing protein → MQLWVLIFNAGSENEGIYTLSVQDKNIVVAFESEDDALCYANLLEAQDFMVPQVERIESEEIKQFCEDSDLGLIVVEAGKLMLPPEQSKEAFDWQPGQKSEERAGGELDRMRSMLERLYSKPT
- a CDS encoding EVE domain-containing protein — translated: MAYWLFKSEPGVFSLSDLKAAPTDWSGVRNYQARNFMLTMQLGDGGFFYHSNSNPPGIVGTVEVVRTAYPDPTALDPKSPYYDPRSTLEKPIWQMVDIAFRSAFAEIVALDRLRATAGLEQMLLLRRGNRLSVMPVSAAEWRIILNLAGPS
- a CDS encoding HEAT repeat domain-containing protein, giving the protein METPEQKLASADVGDRLSAVSALREVPAERSVPLLVQAAQDSNARVRYAAISLLGQKEDTSVLELLRTTLKTDPEFDVRAAAAAALGDLHERQAYEDLVEAYHRESEWLVRFSCVAALGELGDPRAVDLLVEALAGDALVRTVAAGALGQLGDPRAVPALITYLGDEDWQLRFRIAQALGELGGEQARAALEKLAADPSEPVRSTASYALAQLSEK
- a CDS encoding TIGR01212 family radical SAM protein (This family includes YhcC from E. coli K-12, an uncharacterized radical SAM protein.) gives rise to the protein MSESLPYNQFSRHLRERFGEKVFKVTLDAGFDCPNRDGTRARGGCTFCDASGSSAQVAPPTVPLLEQLQIGMAGWQRKFGERARKFVAYYQAFTNTHAPLSRLEEVYRIGLEHPDCVALAVGTRPDCVAEPVLELLQQMAHQKYLWVEYGLQSAHDATLQRINRAHSVAEFVDAVRRTRQRGIEVCAHLIHGLPGETPKMMLQSVDLLADLEVEGIKIHSLHILKGSIMAGQYLRGEIELMSEQQYVGSVCDSLERLPPQTWIHRLTGDGLPHLLIAPEWSRHKRAVLTAIEQEMRRRGTRQGSQYLLRSVAGR
- a CDS encoding photosystem I reaction center subunit XI, with product MTLARYVYTPDPQEGTLLTPINNSQAVRWFIDNLPINRQGMDEFTRGLEIGLAHGYWLLGPFALLGPLRNTELGLVAGLLSAISLVLISTIGLSGYASLTTDPPVFDRKGWSRLAGGFLIGGAGGAIFAFVLLQFFPLLSAIAKIP
- a CDS encoding bifunctional ADP-dependent NAD(P)H-hydrate dehydratase/NAD(P)H-hydrate epimerase; translation: MVALSRSCLVSAQAMEQVESTIFAGGLPVEALMEKAGLRLVQAIERDFALSRYSRIGVLVGPGHNGGDALVVARELLLAGRTVFAYCPRTPAKPLTASHLRYFQSLGGSVSEGEALDGQADLWIDGLFGFGLTRPVTSPYAQIIDRINASGEPIAAIDLPSGLSSDGAVLGTAIRARRTYCLGLWKRGLWQDAALPYLGSAERLDLGIRDSQIQMPIAEHLLLPEMARSYLPLSRPPLAYKYSVGTVLAIAGSHQYSGAPLLVALGARAGGPGMLYLAVPESLPQRLSPELPEAIFYPCPEAANGTIADLPLDLGKFDAVVCGPGLGKIDPKLVERVVGETKGALLLDADALNVLADGLLAALTSRRAPTVLTPHAGEFKRLFGDIDLGDRLTAASEAARRSGAWIVLKGARSVVASPEGSVWVNTGGSSALARGGSGDVLSGLAGALLAQSHNETQKAMLAAVWWHAAAGEWLAGQHTVLGVDPRTLALGLLPFLVAS
- the clpS gene encoding ATP-dependent Clp protease adapter ClpS, which codes for MPSPTVAPTKPETAPKAYKPWKVIVLNDDFNTFQHVANCLVKHIPHMTPDRAWKLTNQVHFEGQAIVWAGPLEQAELYHEQLGREGLTMAPLEQG
- the psb35 gene encoding photosystem II assembly protein Psb35 yields the protein MVIFWALMAAGLVAGVTLGSIAWYSSKKPAGWEGAETPGWVRKMTPKSLEQTGDQG